Proteins encoded by one window of Acuticoccus sp. MNP-M23:
- the rpsJ gene encoding 30S ribosomal protein S10 has product MNQNIRIRLKAFDHRVLDSSTREIVQTARRTGAQVRGPVPLPTRIERYTVNRSPHIDKKSREQFEIRTHKRLLDIVDPTPQTVDALMKLDLAAGVDVEIKL; this is encoded by the coding sequence ATGAACCAGAATATTCGCATACGCCTCAAAGCGTTCGATCACCGCGTGCTGGATTCCTCCACGCGCGAGATCGTCCAAACCGCGCGACGAACCGGCGCACAGGTGCGCGGCCCCGTGCCGCTGCCCACGCGCATCGAGCGCTACACAGTCAACCGTTCGCCGCATATCGACAAGAAGAGCCGCGAACAGTTCGAGATTCGCACGCACAAGCGCCTCCTCGATATCGTCGACCCGACGCCCCAGACCGTGGACGCGCTGATGAAGCTCGACCTGGCTGCCGGCGTCGACGTCGAGATCAAGCTTTAA
- the rplC gene encoding 50S ribosomal protein L3 — MRSGIIAKKVGMTRIYTDAGEHVPVTVLALENCQVISQREKARDGYVALQLGSGKAKAKNTSRAMRGHFAKANVEPKRAVAEFRVTDDALIDVGAELTADHFVPGQYVDVSGTSIGKGFAGAMKRHNFGGLRASHGVSVSHRSHGSTGQCQDPGKVFKGKKMAGHMGSVRVTTQNLTIAKVDVDRGLVLVKGAVPGSKNSWIMVRDAVKRALPAEALTPGAFRMPNTDSAPADDVKATEADMPANEAAPAETPATDVSADDSNKGDA; from the coding sequence ATGCGTTCCGGAATTATCGCCAAAAAGGTCGGCATGACTCGCATCTATACGGATGCGGGCGAGCATGTGCCGGTCACCGTCCTGGCGCTCGAAAACTGCCAGGTCATCTCCCAGCGCGAGAAGGCGCGTGACGGTTACGTCGCGCTGCAGCTCGGCTCGGGCAAGGCCAAGGCCAAGAACACCTCCCGAGCCATGCGCGGCCACTTCGCCAAGGCGAACGTCGAGCCGAAGCGTGCTGTTGCCGAATTCCGCGTCACCGACGACGCGCTGATCGATGTGGGCGCGGAGCTGACCGCCGACCACTTCGTTCCCGGCCAGTACGTGGACGTCTCCGGCACGTCCATCGGCAAGGGCTTTGCGGGTGCCATGAAGCGGCACAACTTCGGTGGTCTGCGCGCGTCTCACGGCGTGTCGGTGTCTCACCGCAGCCACGGGTCGACCGGCCAGTGCCAGGACCCCGGCAAGGTGTTCAAGGGCAAGAAGATGGCGGGCCACATGGGCTCCGTCCGCGTCACCACCCAGAACCTCACCATCGCCAAGGTCGACGTCGACCGCGGTCTGGTTCTGGTCAAGGGTGCCGTCCCCGGCTCCAAGAACTCGTGGATCATGGTTCGCGACGCTGTGAAGCGCGCGCTGCCGGCCGAGGCACTGACCCCCGGTGCGTTCCGCATGCCCAACACCGATTCTGCTCCGGCAGACGACGTAAAGGCGACCGAAGCCGACATGCCCGCAAACGAAGCGGCACCGGCTGAAACCCCGGCGACCGATGTGTCGGCGGATGACTCCAACAAAGGTGATGCGTGA
- the rplD gene encoding 50S ribosomal protein L4, whose product MDISVKTLAGDDAGTVTLPDETFGLEPRADILHRVVRWQLARRQAGTHHTNTRGEINATGKKMYRQKGTGRARHSDKKAPQFRGGSKAHGPKVRDHSHDLPKKVRMLGLKLALSAKMQGSDLIVLDQAAIDEIKTKTLRTQFTALGLDNALIIDNTVDEKFARAARNIPMVDVLPVAGLNVYDILRRNKLVLTKSALDGIAARFDGSAKAAAETAEAN is encoded by the coding sequence ATGGATATTTCTGTCAAAACGCTCGCCGGTGATGACGCAGGTACGGTAACGCTTCCGGACGAAACGTTCGGTCTTGAGCCGCGTGCGGACATTCTCCACCGCGTTGTGCGTTGGCAGCTCGCCCGCCGTCAGGCAGGCACGCACCACACCAACACGCGCGGCGAGATCAACGCCACCGGCAAGAAGATGTACCGCCAGAAGGGGACGGGCCGCGCCCGTCACTCCGACAAGAAGGCGCCGCAGTTCCGCGGCGGCTCCAAGGCGCACGGCCCCAAGGTTCGCGATCACAGCCACGACCTTCCCAAGAAGGTCCGCATGCTGGGTCTGAAGCTGGCCCTGTCGGCGAAGATGCAAGGGTCCGACCTCATCGTCCTCGACCAGGCCGCAATCGACGAGATCAAGACGAAGACGCTGCGCACGCAGTTCACGGCGCTTGGCCTCGACAACGCGCTGATCATCGACAATACGGTCGACGAGAAGTTCGCACGTGCCGCACGCAACATTCCGATGGTTGATGTGCTGCCGGTGGCTGGTCTCAACGTTTACGACATCCTGCGCCGCAACAAGCTGGTTCTGACCAAGTCTGCGCTCGACGGCATTGCCGCGCGCTTCGACGGGTCGGCCAAGGCTGCGGCCGAGACTGCGGAGGCGAACTGA
- a CDS encoding 50S ribosomal protein L23 produces MAIAINHYDVVLSPVITEKSTEASENNQMVFRVAKSATKPEIKAAIEALFQVKVTGVNTLVRKGKVKKFRGIKGRQSDVKHAIVTLQDGQSIDVTTGL; encoded by the coding sequence ATGGCTATCGCAATCAACCACTACGACGTTGTTCTCTCTCCGGTGATCACCGAGAAGTCGACCGAGGCTTCCGAGAACAACCAGATGGTTTTCCGCGTCGCCAAGTCCGCGACCAAGCCTGAGATCAAGGCCGCCATCGAGGCGCTCTTTCAGGTGAAGGTGACCGGCGTGAACACGCTCGTTCGCAAGGGCAAGGTCAAGAAGTTCCGCGGGATCAAGGGGCGCCAGTCTGACGTGAAGCACGCAATCGTGACGCTTCAGGATGGTCAGTCCATCGACGTGACGACGGGGCTTTAA
- the rplB gene encoding 50S ribosomal protein L2: MALKTFNPTSPGQRQLVIVKRDGLWKGKPVKTLTEGLTKSGGRNNVGRKTARHRGGGHKRTYRIIDFKRRKFDVSGTIERIEYDPNRSAFIALIKYSDGELAYILAPQRVSAGDQVIAGERVDVKPGNAMLLSSIPVGTIIHNVEMKPMKGGQIARSAGTYAQLVGRDGGYAVLRLQSGEQRRVPSACMATIGAVSNPDNSNTNMGKAGRARWLGIRPQTRGVAMNPFDHPHGGGEGRTSGGRHPVTPWGQPTKGKRTRSNKSTDKYIVRSRHARKK; encoded by the coding sequence ATGGCATTGAAAACATTCAACCCGACGTCGCCTGGCCAGCGCCAGCTCGTCATCGTCAAGCGGGATGGCCTCTGGAAGGGCAAGCCCGTCAAGACGCTGACGGAAGGTCTGACCAAGTCCGGCGGCCGCAACAATGTCGGCCGCAAGACGGCCCGGCATCGTGGTGGCGGTCACAAGCGGACCTACCGGATCATCGACTTCAAGCGTCGCAAGTTCGACGTCTCCGGTACCATCGAACGGATCGAATATGATCCGAACCGTTCGGCGTTCATCGCGCTGATCAAGTATTCCGATGGCGAGCTGGCCTACATCCTGGCACCGCAGCGCGTCAGCGCGGGCGATCAGGTCATTGCCGGCGAGCGCGTTGACGTGAAGCCCGGCAATGCGATGTTGCTCTCGTCGATCCCCGTCGGCACCATCATCCACAATGTGGAGATGAAGCCGATGAAGGGTGGGCAGATTGCACGCTCTGCCGGGACCTATGCCCAGCTCGTCGGTCGTGATGGCGGTTATGCCGTCCTGCGCCTTCAGTCGGGCGAACAGCGCCGGGTTCCGTCGGCATGCATGGCCACCATCGGTGCCGTGTCGAACCCTGACAATTCGAACACCAATATGGGTAAGGCCGGCCGCGCGCGCTGGCTGGGCATCCGTCCGCAGACTCGCGGTGTCGCGATGAACCCGTTCGACCACCCCCATGGTGGTGGTGAGGGCCGTACCTCGGGTGGTCGTCACCCGGTGACTCCGTGGGGCCAGCCGACCAAGGGCAAGCGCACCCGCTCCAACAAGTCGACGGACAAGTACATCGTCCGCTCGCGTCACGCACGGAAGAAGTAA
- the rpsS gene encoding 30S ribosomal protein S19, producing MTRSVWKGPFIDGYLLKKAEKAREGGRNEVIKIWSRRSTILPHFVGLTFGVYNGQKHIPVNVSEDMVGHKFGEFSPTRTYYGHGADKKARRK from the coding sequence ATGACCCGCTCAGTTTGGAAAGGTCCGTTCATTGATGGATACCTTCTGAAGAAAGCCGAGAAGGCACGAGAGGGTGGCCGTAACGAGGTCATCAAGATCTGGTCGCGTCGCTCCACGATCCTGCCCCACTTCGTGGGCCTGACGTTTGGTGTCTACAACGGCCAGAAGCACATCCCGGTCAACGTGTCGGAAGACATGGTGGGTCACAAGTTCGGCGAGTTCTCGCCGACGCGGACCTATTACGGCCACGGCGCGGACAAGAAAGCACGGAGGAAGTAA
- the rplV gene encoding 50S ribosomal protein L22 translates to MGKPKHPRVLADTEVRAVNRMIKVSPQKLNLVASMIRGKKVDKALAELTFSHKRIALDVKKTLESAIANAENNHDLDVDALVVKEAYVGKAMAMRRFRPRGRGKVGSVTKLFSHLTIVVREVEEAA, encoded by the coding sequence ATGGGTAAGCCGAAACACCCCCGTGTGCTCGCTGACACCGAAGTTCGTGCGGTCAACCGCATGATCAAGGTGAGCCCGCAGAAGCTCAACCTGGTGGCCTCGATGATCCGCGGCAAGAAGGTCGACAAGGCGCTCGCCGAGCTGACCTTCAGCCACAAGCGCATTGCACTCGACGTCAAGAAGACGCTCGAGAGCGCAATCGCGAACGCCGAGAACAACCATGATCTCGACGTCGATGCGCTTGTCGTCAAGGAAGCCTATGTGGGCAAGGCGATGGCCATGCGCCGGTTCCGCCCGCGTGGCCGCGGCAAGGTCGGTTCGGTGACGAAGCTGTTTTCGCACCTGACGATCGTTGTCCGCGAAGTTGAGGAGGCCGCCTGA
- the rpsC gene encoding 30S ribosomal protein S3 has translation MGQKVSPIGLRLGINRTWDSRWYAEGAEYGRLLHEDLAIRKMLMKLLKQAAVSKIVIERPHKKCRVTIHSARPGVVIGKKGADIDRLRKKVAEMTDSEVHINIVEVRKPEVDATLVAASIAQQLERRIAFRRAMKRAVQTAMRMGAGGIRINCGGRLGGAEIARTEWYREGRVPLHTLRADIDYGTAEAVTAYGICGVKVWIFKGEILEHDPTAHERRALEASNQGSSGRRNRDDRG, from the coding sequence ATGGGTCAGAAAGTATCGCCGATCGGGCTTCGCCTCGGCATCAACCGTACGTGGGATTCCCGCTGGTACGCTGAAGGCGCCGAGTATGGCCGCCTTCTTCATGAGGACCTTGCGATCCGCAAGATGCTCATGAAGCTTCTGAAGCAGGCTGCGGTGTCCAAGATCGTCATCGAGCGCCCGCACAAGAAGTGCCGCGTCACGATCCACTCGGCACGTCCGGGTGTGGTCATCGGCAAGAAGGGTGCGGACATCGACCGCCTTCGCAAGAAGGTCGCGGAGATGACCGACTCCGAGGTGCACATCAACATCGTTGAAGTGCGCAAGCCGGAAGTCGACGCCACGCTGGTCGCAGCTTCGATCGCGCAGCAGCTGGAGCGCCGCATCGCGTTCCGCCGCGCCATGAAGCGTGCCGTTCAGACGGCCATGCGTATGGGTGCCGGCGGTATCCGCATCAATTGCGGCGGCCGTCTTGGCGGCGCTGAAATTGCGCGGACCGAATGGTATCGCGAGGGCCGGGTGCCGCTGCACACGCTTCGCGCCGATATCGACTATGGCACCGCCGAAGCCGTGACTGCCTATGGCATCTGCGGCGTCAAGGTGTGGATCTTCAAGGGCGAGATCCTTGAGCACGACCCGACAGCACACGAGCGTCGTGCGCTTGAGGCGTCGAACCAGGGTTCGTCCGGCCGTCGCAACCGCGACGATCGCGGCTGA
- the rplP gene encoding 50S ribosomal protein L16: MLQPKRTKFRKQHKGRIHGLAKGGTDLNFGAFGMKAMEPERVTARQIEAARRAMTRYMKRQGRVWIRIFPDVPVTKKPTEVRMGKGKGSVEFWAARVHPGRIMFEIDGVPEDVAREAFRLAGAKLPIKTRFVQRIAE; encoded by the coding sequence ATGCTGCAACCGAAGCGGACGAAATTCCGCAAACAGCACAAGGGCCGGATCCATGGCCTCGCCAAGGGCGGGACTGACCTGAACTTCGGCGCTTTCGGCATGAAGGCAATGGAGCCGGAGCGGGTCACCGCACGGCAGATCGAGGCGGCTCGCCGGGCCATGACGCGCTACATGAAGCGTCAGGGCCGTGTCTGGATCCGGATTTTCCCGGATGTGCCGGTCACGAAGAAGCCGACCGAAGTTCGTATGGGTAAGGGCAAGGGCTCCGTCGAGTTCTGGGCCGCCCGGGTGCATCCCGGCCGGATCATGTTCGAGATCGACGGTGTGCCGGAAGATGTGGCACGCGAAGCGTTCCGGCTTGCCGGCGCAAAGCTGCCCATCAAGACGCGCTTCGTTCAGCGCATCGCGGAGTAG